The genome window CGCCGAACAGGGCGAGATGGTCTTCGTCCTCGCAGCCGTTGACCGCGCCATTGGGCGACAGCCGCACCCCGACCCGCGCGACCCCGATCTCCCCCGCCACCCGCTCGGTCACCTCGCGCAGCAACCGCACCCGGTTCACGACCGGCCCGCCATAATCGTCGTCGCGCCGGTTGGACGAGGAGCGCAAAAATTCGTCGATCAAATAGCCGTTGGCGGCGTGGATCTGCACCCCGTCGAACCCCGCCGCCATCGCATTGCGCGCTGCCCGCGCGTAATCGTCGAGCACCCGCGCGATATCGTCCGCGGTCGCCGCGCGCGGCACTTCGAACGGCAGTTTCCCGTCATAGCTGTGCGCCTCGCCCGGCGGCGCGATCGGCGACGGCGCCAGCGGCTCCATCCCGGTCACCGCCGAATGGACCATCCGCCCCATGTGCCACAGTTGCAGCACCATCCGCCCACCGGCGGCATGGACCGCCGCCGTCACCGGCTTCCAGCCCTCGACCTGCGCGTCGCTCCAGATGCCCGGCGCATACGGCCAGCCGAGCCCCTGGCGGCTGATCCCGGTCGCCTCGCTGATGATCAGCCCGGCCGCCGCGCGCTGCGCATAATAGTCCGCCATGATCGCGGTCGGCACCCCGTCGCGCCCCGCCCGCCCGCGGGTCAGCGGCGCCATCATTATGCGGTTGGGGAGGGTGAGGTCGGGGGTCAGCTCAAGCGGATCGAACAGGGTCGGCATCGCACATCCTGGATTGCGTCGTCGCTGCGCTGCTCGCAAGGACGGTCCACGAAGATAATGTCCCTGATCGTCATTGCGAGCGGAGCGAAGCAATCCATGTCTCCGGCCGATCGGCCTCCCCACCCGCTCGCCTTCGCCGCCTTGCTGCTCGGCAATGTCGCGCTCGCCGCCGGCCCGTTCCTCGTCCGTCACAGCGGGGTCGGGCCGATCGCCGCCGGCTATTGGCGCCTCGCCCTCGCCATCCCATTCCTGTGGGCGATCGCGATCGCGGTGAAGCAGCCGGTCAAAATCCCGCGCGGCCCGATCCTCGTCGCGATTGTCCTCGCGGCGCTGTTCTTCGCCGCCGATCTCGCCGCCTGGCACGCCGGCATCCTGCTGACCAAGCTCGGCAACGCCACTTTGTTTGGCAACATCTCTTCCTTCCTGTTCGCCGCCTGGGGGCTGTGGCTGGTGCGCCGCTGGCCGACCGCGCTCCAGGCGCTCGCCTTGCTCCTCGCCGCCGCCGGCTGCGCGTTGCTGATGTGGGGCAGCGCTGAACTCAGCGCCCGGCATTTGCGCGGCGACCTGCTCGCGGCGCTCGCCGGCCTCCTCTACACCGGCTATCTGATCGGCGTCGAACGCGCCCGCGGCGAGGTCCAGGCGCTGCCGCTGCTGATCCTCGCCAGCCTGTTCGGCGCCATCCTCCTGCTCCCCGCCGCGCTTGCCGCGGGCGAGCGCATCCTGCCCGCCGACTGGACCGCCTTGTTCGCGCTGGCCCTGTGCAGCCAGGTGCTCGGCCAGGGCCTGCTGGTGTTCGCGCTCGGCCAGGTGCCGCCTCTCGTCGTCGGCATCGCCATGCTGACCCAACCGGCGCTGTCGGCCTTCCTCGGCTGGCAATATTATGACGAGCGACTGACCCTGCTCGATCTGACCGGCGCACTGCTGATCGTCGTCGCCCTCGTCCTCGTCCGCTTGCGTGGGCGCAAGCAGGCGGGCAGGGAAGCGCCATGACCGACGCGCCGACCCCGCTCCAGGCGATTCGCGACCAGCTCGCGCTGGCGGTCGGCGAGAACGCCGTGTTCGATGGCTGGAGCACGGCTGCGGTCGAGGCCGCCGCTCAGGCCCACGCTGTCGACCCGGCCAAGGCCCGCCTCGCCTTCGGCAAGGACCCGGCGGCGATGGTCGAAGCCTATGCGGGCGCGATCGATGCGGCGATGGCCGAGGCCTTCCCGCCCGATCGGATCGCCGCGCTCAAGATCCGCGACCGCATCACCGAACTCCTGTGGTTCCGCTTCCAGGCGATGCTTCCGGCGCGCGAAGCGGTCCGCTCGGGCCTCGCCATCCTCGCCCGTCCCGACAATGCCTTGCGCGGCGCAAGGCTCGGCTGGCGCACCGCCGATCGAATCTGGCGGCTGGCCGGCGACACCGCGACCGACTTCAACCATTACACCAAGCGCCTCACCCTCGGCGCGGTCTATTCCTCGACCCTGCTCGTATGGCTTGACGACGACAGCGAAGGCCTGGTCGCGACCCGCGCCTTCCTCGATCGCCGGATCGCCGACGTCATGCGCTTTGAGAAGTGGAAGGCGCAGTGGCGCAACAATGAAATCCGCCGCCCGAGCCTGAGCCGCTTCCTCGGCCGGCTGCGCTACCCGCCCGCCTGAGCGTCCGCCTCGTCGCTGACCGAGCGCTTCCCTTTTCGCACTGTTATTGATAATCACTCGCAATATGACGGGTGGGACTTCTCTCGACTCCCTTGCGACCGGAGTGCGCGCGCGGATCGGCGCGATCGACTGGGCGGCGCTCGACACCGCCTGTGCGGCGCGGCTGCGCGACTTCGGCTTCGACGAGGGCGTGGCGATTGAATCGCTCCACGCCGGCCCGTTCGGGCGCGACCCACTGGCGGTGCGGGTCGGGCGCATGACCGTCGCTATCCGCCGAGTTCACGCCCGCGCCATCCGCGTCGTTCCCGAAGCGGCATGACGGCCCAGCGATGAACGCGCCCGCCGCGATCGACATCGCCTCGGTGGCGGTGGTCGGCAATCCCAATGCCGGCAAAAGCGCCCTGTTCAACGCGCTCACCGGTGCCCGCCAGAAGGTCGGCAATTATCCCGGCGTCACCGTCGAGCGCCACGTTGGCCGCGCCGCTCTGCCGTCGGGCCGGGCGATCGAGCTGATCGACCTGCCCGGTGCCTACAGCCTCGATCCCGCCAGCCCGGACGAAGCGGTCACCCGCGACGTGCTGCTCGGCCGCCAGGCTGGCGAGCGGCTTCCCGAAGCGATTGTCATCGTCGTCGACGCCTCCAACCTCGACAATCATCTGCGCCTCGCGCTGCAGCTGATCGCGCTCGGCCGGCCGACGGTGGTCGCGCTCAACATGGTCGATCTCGCCGCTCGCGACGGGCTCGAACTCGATCCCGACCGCCTCGCCGCCGAGCTCGGCGTGCCGGTCGTCCCGACCGTCGCCGTCCGCCGCCGCGGCTTGCCCGAGCTCCTCACCGCGCTTGAGGGTGAGTTCGCCCACACCCGGATCGCCGAAGTCCCGGTCGATCTGCGCGCCCGCGCCCGCCAGGTCGCCGCCGCCGCGATCCTCAACGAGAAGCCGGTGCGCCGGGTCACCCACCGCCTCGACCGGCTGCTGCTTCATCCGCTCGCCGGTCCTTTGATCTTCGCCGCCATCATGTTCGTGATGTTCCAAGCGGTGTTCGCGTGGAGCGCCCCGCCGGCCGACGCGCTCGAAGGCGCCGTGATCGGCCTCGGCAACGCGATCGGCACGGCGCTGCCCGACGGCTGGCTGCGCTCGCTGGTGGTCGACGGCATCTTCGCCGGGGTCGGCGCGGTGATCGTCTTCCTGCCGCAGATCCTGATCCTGTTCCTGTTCATCCTGGTCCTCGAATCGAGCGGCTACATGGTCCGCGCCGCGTTCATCATGGACCGGCTGATGAGCCGCGCTGGCCTTTCCGGCCGCTCGTTCATTCCCCTGCTCTCCAGCTTCGCCTGCGCCGTCCCGGGAATCATGGCGACGCGCACCATCGACAACGAACGCGACCGCCTCACCACCATCCTCGTCGCGCCGCTGATGACCTGCTCGGCGCGCTTGCCGGTGTACGCGCTGATCATCGCCGCTTTCATCCCGGCGGTGTCGGTCGGCCCGGGCATCGGCCTCCAGGGGCTGGTGATGTTCCTGCTCTACGTCGCCGGGATCGTCGGCGCCCTTGTCGCCGCGCTCGTCATCCGCCGCACCAAGACCCGCGGCAGCGGCGGCCAGTTCATGATGGAGCTGCCCAAATATCAGCTCCCCCGCCTCAAGGATCTCGCCATCGGCCTGTGGCAGCGCGCGATGATCTTCCTGAAGCGCGCCGGCACGATCATCCTCGGCACCACCATCGTCCTGTGGGCGCTCGCCAGCTACCCGGTCGCCGGCCCCGGCGAGAAGCAGTCCGAAGTCTCGATTGCCGGCAAGATCGGAAGCGCCATCGAGGTCGTCGTCAAACCGATCGGCTTCAACCACGACATCGCCCTCGCATTGCTCCCGACCATGGCGGCGCGCGAGGTCGCGGTCAGCGCCATCGCTACCGTCTACGCGCTCGATGCCGAGGAAGCCGACCAGCTGCAGACCCTCGAGCAGCGCCTCGCCGGCCGCTGGAGCCTCGCCACCGCGCTCGCCTTCCTCGCCTGGTTCGTGTTCGCCCCGCAGTGCATCTCGACCATCGCCATCACCCGCCGTGAAACGAACAGCTGGCGCTGGCCCACTTTCATGGTGACTTATCTGTTCGCGCTGGCCTACATCGCGGCAGGCCTGACGTACTGGACGGCGGTAGCCTTCGGGCTCGGATAAGGGAGCGTGACATGGCGGGCAGCGTGAACAAGGTCATCCTGGTCGGGAACCTCGGCAAGGACCCCGAATCGCGCACCTTCCAGAACGGCGGCAAGGTCGTCAGCTTCTCGGTCGCGACGTCGGAGACCTGGAAGGACAAGATGTCCGGCGAGCGTAAGGAAAAGACCGAGTGGCATAATGTCTCGATCTTCTCCGAAGGCCTCGCTCGGGTCGCCGAGCAATATCTGCGCAAGGGCTCGAAGGTCTATCTCGAAGGCCAGCTCGAGACCCGCAAGTGGCAGGACCAGTCGGGCAACGACCGCTATTCGACTGACGTCGTGCTCCGCAATTTCAACTCGTCGATGGTGCTGCTCGACAGCCGCGGCGAAGGCGGCGGCGGGGGCGGCTACGGCGGCGGCGGCGGTTCGAACTACAACCAGGATCCCGAGTTCAGCGGCGGCGGCCGCTCCCAGCAGCAGCGCCCCCAGCCGGCCGCGTTCGACACCGACCTCGACGACGACGTGCCCTTCTAGGGCCTACTCGCCAGCCATCTTCCCCTTGAGCGCGGCCAGCGCCGCGAACGGCCCGGCCTCGTCCTCGCTCAGCACGCCCGCCGCCTCCATCGCCGCCGCCGCGTTCGGCCCGCGCGGATAAGGGTCGACCGCCAGCGCCAGCGAATCGACCAGCGCTTCGCCGAGCGGGATCACCGCCCCGTCGTGAAAGATCGTGTCGAGGTCCCCGGCGCCAAGCTCGATCTCCTCGTCCGGCCGGACCCCCGGTCCGGGCGCGAAGTGAAGCTCGAACGGCTCGTCGACCTGCTCCGCGACCGGCTCGCCGCTCGCCACGCAAGCCTGCTCGAGCCGCGCCTTCAGCCGCCCGCGCGCGACCACCTTGTCGCCGTCGCGCTCGATCACCGAATGCGCCTGGAACGCATGCAGCGCCGCCAGCCCGAGCCGCTTGCCCAGCGCCGCGCATTCCGCCGAATCGGCCACCAGGTCGATGCGGTCGCCGCCGCGGATCGCCGCGATCGGCAGCTCCAGCTCGAACTGCCCGCTCACCGCGCCGCCCCAAGCTCGGCCGAGCGCTCGAGCCGCGCCCGCCATTGCTCGATCAGCCCCGCCGCCGCGGCCTGCTCCGCCGCCCCGACCTCGGCATCGCGATACAGCGCGAAGCCCAGCGCCGGCTCCCATTCGCCGCTTGCGATCGCGGCCTCCAGTCGGGCGATCCGCGCCGCCACCCCGGCGACCATCGCCCGCACCGTCTTGCCCAGCGTCGGGTCGCCCATGCCACTCTGGCACAGCTGCGCGTCCATGTCGGCGACGAACAATTCGGTCAGCCGCGGCGACAGCGCGCGCTCCGCCTCGCTCCCCCCGGCGAGCCGGATGTCGGCCAGCGCCAGCAGCGTCGCCAGCACGCAATAGCGGCCGTCCATCGTGTCGGGCACGGCGGCGTCGCGATACCAGCCCGGCTGGCGCGCCGCGGCGGTCAGCTCGGCATAGAGCGGCGCCGCCGGATTGGCATCGGCCTTGCGGAACAGCGAGCGTATCATTCAGCTTCCCTTCAGCGCCAATCGGTCTTGGCTTGCCGCCTGCGTCACTTATCGCCTAACGGCGGTCGGCGACAGGCATCCGCCTCGATGGAGTCAATGGGAATGGCGTCAACCTTGGTCAAGCTGGCTTGCGCCGCGGCGGTGGCCGCGCTCGCGCCGGGCTGCGCGATGGGCATCAAGGACCACCGCGGCTTCGTCATCGACAAGGAACTCGCCCAGGGCATCCAGGTCGGGGTCGACAACAAGGATTCGGTCGCCAAGACCCTCGGCCGCCCGACCTTCACCGGCCAGTTCAACGAGAACGACTGGTATTACGTCTCGCAGGACACGCGCACCGTCGCCTTCCGCAGCCAGAAGACGCTCGATCAGGACGTGCTCAAGATCAGCTTCGACGCCGCCGGCAACGTCGCCGCGATCAACCGCAGCGACGAAACGCTGATCGCCGCGATCGATCCGGTCAACGACAAGACCCCGACGCTGGGCCGCAAGCGCGGCTTCTTCGACGAATTGCTCGGCAACGTCGGCGTGTTCAGCAGCGGCGCGCTCGGCGGCGGCAACACCCCGCAGAATTAGCGCCGGCACAGCGCGCTTTGTCGCGCCCGCCGAATCGCCTAGACGTGGGCGCATGACGGCCACTCCCTCCGGCATCACCTATGCCGATTATCTGCGCCTCGACGAGGTGCTCGGCGCGCAGCGTCCGCACAGCGATCTGCATGACGAGATGCTGTTCATCGTCATCCACCAGACCAAGGAATTGTGGCTGAAGCAAATGCTCCACGAGGTCGGCCTGGCGTGCCGCCTCGTCCGCCAGGATCATTTCGCCGGAGCCCACAAGGCGCTGTCGCGGGTCAGCCGGATCCAGACCGTGATGACCCTGTCGTGGGATGTGCTCGCGACCCTCACGCCGGTCGATTATACCGCGTTCCGCCACGTCCTCGGCACCTCGTCGGGCTTCCAGTCGGCGCAGTTCCGTGAGCTCGAATATCGGCTCGGCCTCAAGGACCCCAAATATCTCGAGCTGCACGAGGGCGGCAGCGCCGGCCGCGTCGCGCTCGAGGCGGCGCTGGCCGAGCCCAGCCTGTGGGACGAGGCGATCGCCGCCCTTGGCCGCGCCGGCTTCGACGTCTCCGACGACGCCGCCGTCGCCGCCTCCTGGCTCGCGGTTTATCGCGACGCCGACGATCATTTCGACCTTTACGGCCTCGCCGAAAAGCTGGTCGATCTCGACGATTCGCTCGCCACTTGGCGCCACAAGCACATGCTGACGGTCGAGAGGATCATCGGCATGAAGACCGGCACCGGCGGCTCGGCCGGGGTCGCCTATCTGGGTTCGACCCTGGCCAAGCGCGCCTTCCCCGCGCTGTGGGCGCTGCGCACCGAGCTATGAGCTTCAAGCACCTGTTCTCGCGCAGCCTCGGCGCGGCGCCCGGCCGGCTGCACTTCGCCGCGCACAGCCATCATCTGTGGCCCGACGCCAGCTTCGACGGCCAGGTCGAATGCTGGCAGGACGCGGCCACCCTCGCCGACCGCAAGTGGGACAAGGTGATGGGCGCGGTGTGGCCGGAAGCCGCGGCCTATGTCGCCGACGAGCTCGGCGCGGGCGACCCGTCGGCGTTCGTCTTTTCCGCCAACACCCAT of Sphingomonas mesophila contains these proteins:
- a CDS encoding FeoA family protein, producing MTGGTSLDSLATGVRARIGAIDWAALDTACAARLRDFGFDEGVAIESLHAGPFGRDPLAVRVGRMTVAIRRVHARAIRVVPEAA
- the ssb gene encoding single-stranded DNA-binding protein; its protein translation is MAGSVNKVILVGNLGKDPESRTFQNGGKVVSFSVATSETWKDKMSGERKEKTEWHNVSIFSEGLARVAEQYLRKGSKVYLEGQLETRKWQDQSGNDRYSTDVVLRNFNSSMVLLDSRGEGGGGGGYGGGGGSNYNQDPEFSGGGRSQQQRPQPAAFDTDLDDDVPF
- a CDS encoding tryptophan 2,3-dioxygenase, producing the protein MTATPSGITYADYLRLDEVLGAQRPHSDLHDEMLFIVIHQTKELWLKQMLHEVGLACRLVRQDHFAGAHKALSRVSRIQTVMTLSWDVLATLTPVDYTAFRHVLGTSSGFQSAQFRELEYRLGLKDPKYLELHEGGSAGRVALEAALAEPSLWDEAIAALGRAGFDVSDDAAVAASWLAVYRDADDHFDLYGLAEKLVDLDDSLATWRHKHMLTVERIIGMKTGTGGSAGVAYLGSTLAKRAFPALWALRTEL
- a CDS encoding alkene reductase; the protein is MPTLFDPLELTPDLTLPNRIMMAPLTRGRAGRDGVPTAIMADYYAQRAAAGLIISEATGISRQGLGWPYAPGIWSDAQVEGWKPVTAAVHAAGGRMVLQLWHMGRMVHSAVTGMEPLAPSPIAPPGEAHSYDGKLPFEVPRAATADDIARVLDDYARAARNAMAAGFDGVQIHAANGYLIDEFLRSSSNRRDDDYGGPVVNRVRLLREVTERVAGEIGVARVGVRLSPNGAVNGCEDEDHLALFGAAAAELGAIGVPWIELREPGPQSSFRPTEQEPASPHMRRLFNGRIVLNSDYKAASAQARLDEGVADAISFGRTFIANPDLVERFRLGAELNRWDVATFYTPGPEGYTDYPTLAERAAA
- a CDS encoding COQ9 family protein, which encodes MTDAPTPLQAIRDQLALAVGENAVFDGWSTAAVEAAAQAHAVDPAKARLAFGKDPAAMVEAYAGAIDAAMAEAFPPDRIAALKIRDRITELLWFRFQAMLPAREAVRSGLAILARPDNALRGARLGWRTADRIWRLAGDTATDFNHYTKRLTLGAVYSSTLLVWLDDDSEGLVATRAFLDRRIADVMRFEKWKAQWRNNEIRRPSLSRFLGRLRYPPA
- a CDS encoding ubiquinol-cytochrome C chaperone family protein, whose protein sequence is MIRSLFRKADANPAAPLYAELTAAARQPGWYRDAAVPDTMDGRYCVLATLLALADIRLAGGSEAERALSPRLTELFVADMDAQLCQSGMGDPTLGKTVRAMVAGVAARIARLEAAIASGEWEPALGFALYRDAEVGAAEQAAAAGLIEQWRARLERSAELGAAR
- the feoB gene encoding ferrous iron transporter B; the protein is MNAPAAIDIASVAVVGNPNAGKSALFNALTGARQKVGNYPGVTVERHVGRAALPSGRAIELIDLPGAYSLDPASPDEAVTRDVLLGRQAGERLPEAIVIVVDASNLDNHLRLALQLIALGRPTVVALNMVDLAARDGLELDPDRLAAELGVPVVPTVAVRRRGLPELLTALEGEFAHTRIAEVPVDLRARARQVAAAAILNEKPVRRVTHRLDRLLLHPLAGPLIFAAIMFVMFQAVFAWSAPPADALEGAVIGLGNAIGTALPDGWLRSLVVDGIFAGVGAVIVFLPQILILFLFILVLESSGYMVRAAFIMDRLMSRAGLSGRSFIPLLSSFACAVPGIMATRTIDNERDRLTTILVAPLMTCSARLPVYALIIAAFIPAVSVGPGIGLQGLVMFLLYVAGIVGALVAALVIRRTKTRGSGGQFMMELPKYQLPRLKDLAIGLWQRAMIFLKRAGTIILGTTIVLWALASYPVAGPGEKQSEVSIAGKIGSAIEVVVKPIGFNHDIALALLPTMAAREVAVSAIATVYALDAEEADQLQTLEQRLAGRWSLATALAFLAWFVFAPQCISTIAITRRETNSWRWPTFMVTYLFALAYIAAGLTYWTAVAFGLG
- a CDS encoding outer membrane protein assembly factor BamE, with amino-acid sequence MASTLVKLACAAAVAALAPGCAMGIKDHRGFVIDKELAQGIQVGVDNKDSVAKTLGRPTFTGQFNENDWYYVSQDTRTVAFRSQKTLDQDVLKISFDAAGNVAAINRSDETLIAAIDPVNDKTPTLGRKRGFFDELLGNVGVFSSGALGGGNTPQN
- a CDS encoding YceD family protein, with translation MSGQFELELPIAAIRGGDRIDLVADSAECAALGKRLGLAALHAFQAHSVIERDGDKVVARGRLKARLEQACVASGEPVAEQVDEPFELHFAPGPGVRPDEEIELGAGDLDTIFHDGAVIPLGEALVDSLALAVDPYPRGPNAAAAMEAAGVLSEDEAGPFAALAALKGKMAGE
- a CDS encoding DMT family transporter, encoding MSLIVIASGAKQSMSPADRPPHPLAFAALLLGNVALAAGPFLVRHSGVGPIAAGYWRLALAIPFLWAIAIAVKQPVKIPRGPILVAIVLAALFFAADLAAWHAGILLTKLGNATLFGNISSFLFAAWGLWLVRRWPTALQALALLLAAAGCALLMWGSAELSARHLRGDLLAALAGLLYTGYLIGVERARGEVQALPLLILASLFGAILLLPAALAAGERILPADWTALFALALCSQVLGQGLLVFALGQVPPLVVGIAMLTQPALSAFLGWQYYDERLTLLDLTGALLIVVALVLVRLRGRKQAGREAP